From Clostridiales bacterium, the proteins below share one genomic window:
- the rho gene encoding transcription termination factor Rho, with translation MEFEELKKLTLFKLRDLAKEAGIKSVTKYRKSELIEKLVQKSAVKEEKEKDKEKVEVETPEESDKTEEVEESKVQDEKLKERRKYEKPKPEMINTEKTDRTTGHGHMDLSDVNVEKRERLQEILQGSETAEGILELIENTGYGFLRLENYLPSQRDIYVSPSQIRRFNLKTGDKIRGKVRTPKESEKFQALLYVQAINDEEPDRAIKRIPFENLTPIYPHERLTLETTPNELATRIIDFLAPMGKGQRGLIVAAPKAGKTVLLKKIANAMSINHPHVHLIVLLIDERPEEVTDMQRSIKGEVVYSTFDEEPEHHTRVAEMVLERAKRLVEQKRDVVILMDSITRLARAYNLTIPPTGRTLSGGLDPGALHMPKKFFGAARNIEGGGSLTILATALIETGSRMDDVIFEEFKGTGNMEIHLDRKLQERRVFPAIDINKSGTRRDDLLLTPREFEASLSVRKQLNEAPAYEVTELLLNRLMKTKTNSEFIELFNRA, from the coding sequence TTGGAATTTGAGGAATTAAAAAAGTTGACGCTGTTTAAACTTCGGGATCTTGCGAAGGAAGCAGGGATAAAAAGCGTTACAAAATACAGAAAAAGCGAGCTTATAGAAAAGCTAGTGCAAAAAAGTGCTGTAAAAGAAGAAAAAGAGAAGGATAAAGAGAAGGTTGAAGTTGAAACTCCCGAAGAATCAGATAAAACAGAAGAGGTAGAGGAATCTAAAGTACAGGATGAAAAACTTAAAGAGAGAAGAAAGTATGAAAAACCTAAACCTGAAATGATTAATACTGAAAAAACAGACCGAACTACAGGTCATGGTCATATGGATCTTTCAGATGTAAATGTTGAAAAAAGGGAAAGACTTCAAGAAATATTGCAGGGTTCTGAAACAGCTGAAGGGATACTCGAACTTATCGAGAATACAGGATATGGTTTTTTAAGATTAGAGAATTATCTTCCAAGTCAGAGAGATATTTATGTTTCACCATCTCAAATAAGAAGGTTCAATTTAAAAACAGGAGACAAAATACGAGGGAAAGTAAGAACTCCTAAAGAAAGTGAAAAATTTCAGGCACTTCTTTATGTTCAAGCTATAAATGATGAAGAGCCCGATAGGGCAATCAAGAGAATTCCTTTTGAAAATCTTACTCCAATATATCCGCACGAAAGGTTAACACTTGAAACCACCCCGAATGAGCTGGCAACGAGAATAATAGATTTCCTTGCTCCTATGGGAAAAGGGCAAAGAGGTTTAATAGTTGCGGCGCCTAAGGCAGGGAAAACAGTGCTATTAAAAAAGATCGCTAATGCTATGTCTATAAATCATCCCCATGTTCATTTAATAGTACTTTTAATAGATGAAAGGCCTGAAGAAGTTACGGATATGCAAAGATCAATAAAGGGTGAAGTCGTCTATTCGACATTTGACGAGGAGCCCGAGCATCACACAAGGGTTGCTGAAATGGTGCTTGAGAGGGCGAAAAGGTTAGTAGAGCAAAAAAGAGATGTTGTTATACTAATGGATAGCATAACAAGACTTGCTAGAGCTTATAACCTTACAATACCGCCTACAGGCAGGACTCTTTCAGGTGGACTTGATCCCGGGGCACTCCATATGCCGAAGAAATTTTTCGGAGCTGCGAGAAACATCGAAGGGGGAGGCAGCCTTACCATACTTGCAACTGCATTAATAGAAACAGGAAGCAGAATGGATGATGTTATATTTGAAGAGTTTAAGGGCACCGGAAATATGGAAATTCATCTTGATAGAAAACTTCAAGAAAGAAGAGTATTCCCTGCAATAGATATAAACAAGTCGGGTACAAGAAGAGACGATCTTCTGCTTACTCCTAGGGAATTTGAAGCTTCACTTTCTGTGAGAAAACAGCTCAATGAAGCTCCTGCTTACGAAGTTACAGAACTTTTATTGAACAGGCTGATGAAAACAAAGACAAATTCTGAATTTATAGAGCTTTTTAATAGAGCTTAA